The sequence below is a genomic window from Brevibacillus laterosporus.
CTCATTGTGTAAGTGTACCTTCAGGAGTGTCCGAGCAACCTTTATCGGAGGATGAAACGATTAGAGGAGCCATTGAGCGAGCCAAACAAGCCTTTGAGGCAGTACCGAATGCAGAGATAGGTTTAGGATTAGAAGGTGGTCTGGCCTTTGATTCCATCTATACAAAGCAGTGGTACCTGATATCCATCTGTGCCGCTTGGAATGGTGAAGTGTTACATATTGGTAAAGGACTTGCTTTTCCAATCCCCAACCAAATCGGTGAGACCATGAAAACGTCTGGTAGAGAATTACGTGAAGTGATCGACAGCTTATCAGGTACCCTCAACAGTAACCATAAGGAGGGAGCATACGGACTTTTTACAGAAGGTAAAATTACTCGCGCCCATGTCTTTAAAGAAGCAGTTATTGCTGCCTTGACGCCGTTTGAATCAGATTATTATCGCTCCTGATAAGTCTTTATCCCCACGCTATCGTGGGGATAAAGATATAAGTGATATCATTTCAACTTTAGTAAAACCAGCATTATTTTTCATATTGTCCCGTTATAGCATCAATACTTCCTGATTCTCCATCATTCGGAATAGGTGTATAGACAAGAATTGGAGTTTGTTTAATTGATTGATTTTTCTAAAACAATGGACGGATCAGAAAATATTGGCTTATCTGTTAGCCATCCTGCCACATGAAGATTGTTGACAAATCTTGTATATTGGACTAGCGTCTCTTTATCATTAGCAACTACGGAATTCATTTGGTATTCCTCAAAAGATTGTCCAATAAAATCTTGTAAAAAAGCTTTTGCTCTTTTTAACGCAATCTCTTTTGGAGTAGCTACATTTTTGTCATCTTCACTTGAGAGGTTGTCCCTGTAAAGAAGAAGCAATCCATTTTGGCTGTCGATGCTTACATCACGGTACAAAGTCACTTTGTCCTTCTCTCTCTTCCGAAACTCAATGTAATATTCACTTTTTTGGCTTTGTTTAGAGGGCTCAAGAAATATGATCTGCTCTGACCCTCGCATCTCCGGAAATTCTTTATCCGATTTCTCTAATGTCTGTGTAGCTATTCCCACGACCTCAGTTACTTGGCCATCTTCTAATTGACCATCTTCGTCTTTAGGCAATAACGAGTTTAAAAACGGAAATGTAGCAGTAAACTTGCATGTAGACTCTAGAACATCCCCCTCCACTCTTTTTATTCAACACAAAGTAGGGGCTGACTCAACAGGTTAAAATACCTGCGAGACAGCCCCTTCTTTGTCAATCATGTCAATAAACAATGATCTACCGGGCAGCGTAATAAGGATAAATTAAGAGCGCCCCGACAAATGCAAGAGCCCCTATAACCATTGCCCAAGTTCCCAGTGATCTTGCCTCACGACGGAAAGCAAGAAACCCTAGCACAATTCCCAGTGGCCCTAAAACATAAGGCAACAGGAACAAGGACAAGATGGAAGAACCTAGCCCCACCATACCTATTCCGCTTCCCTGTACCAAAGTGCCACTGTTCTCTTCTGCTCGTCTAGTTGCTCGCAAGCTGGATTCATCACCATCCCGCAACCGTGTTGGACGGTACGGCTCAGCGATTTCCGCAGCTGTTTCCGTTGTGACATCATTACGATAAGACATCGCATCATTGTTATCGACTTGAGAAGATGTCGCCACCGCTTGCACAGATTGATCTAGATCGCCTGAATAGCGCTCTGTCTGCGTCCGAGGATTATATTCCATATTCCCCTTTGTTTCAGTAGCACCTGGTTCCATCGTAGCTCGCATCCATGAATCATTCGCTAGCTCCGTGTCATACGATTTTGTATCAATTTTGTCCTTGCGGCTTTGAGCAGTCCTCGCTTCCTTCTGCTCACCACGTAAACGTCGTTTCTGATCGTTACCCATGCTGTGCTCCAACCCCTTTTTTAATCAGGATGAAATGAAGGAAGTAGCCTTATTCTCTGTCTTCGGTGTACAATTTACTCAGGAGGTGTGGAGATGACAAACAATAAATCACTAAGAATTGGCATTGATATTGACGGTACCGTTACCGATCCGGGCAGTATTGTCCCATTTCTAAATCGAACTTATGGCAAAAATTTAACACTACAAGATTGCTTTGAATATAATTTAGCGAATGTATATCAGATAACAGATGAAGAATTTAATACCTGGCTTCTACAAAATAGCCAGGAGGTTTACTCCCATTCGCTTTTACATGGTAACGCCTCCGAAATTTTGCAAAACTGGTACCTATCGCACGAACTCATCTATATCAGTGCCAGAGCCTTAGATGATATGGATGTAACCAAAGCTTGGTTTACTAAACATCATATCCCTTATCATCATATTGATCTGGTTGGCTGTCATGATAAAGTTAGTGCCGCAAAAACATGGAGCATTGATCTATTCATGGAAGATCGTCTGGAAAATGCCTTGCAATTATCTAGTGAGCTCGAAATTCCTGTTCTGTTGTTTGACACGCCCTATAATCAGGGAGAGTTACC
It includes:
- a CDS encoding DUF84 family protein; the protein is MFNQLALGSHNQAKQKAIFLATGIQPHCVSVPSGVSEQPLSEDETIRGAIERAKQAFEAVPNAEIGLGLEGGLAFDSIYTKQWYLISICAAWNGEVLHIGKGLAFPIPNQIGETMKTSGRELREVIDSLSGTLNSNHKEGAYGLFTEGKITRAHVFKEAVIAALTPFESDYYRS